In Neisseria perflava, the DNA window CCGGCGAAACAATGCAACGCCGGACTGTTTGCTCTCTATCGGATTAAATCAAACCCAAAGAGTTGATGAACACCACAATAATCGCAATCGGCGCAAGATAGCGAAGCGCACCCAACCACAGGTAAAGCAGCTGTTTCGGAATGGTGCTGCCCATGCCCGCATCACGCAGGACAGACTGTTTGTCCTGAACCCATGATGTAAACACGGCAACGCTCAATGCGCCAATCGGCATGATGACGGCAGAAATAATGAAGTCCCACAAATCAAAAATAGTTTTTCCGAAAATCTTAAAATCGCCCCAAACGCCAAATGACAGCGCCGAAGGAATACCAACTATGAAAATCGCAATACCGGTTACCCAAGCGTGACTGCTGCGCTTTTTCTCGTCTTGGCGGATGGTTGCCGCGATAACGGTTTCCAGCATGGAAAACGCGGAAGTCAGCGTCGCAAAGACAACCAACAGCATAAATACGGCAAACAAATATGTACCCATCGGCATTTTCATGAAGACCGCAGGCAATACGACAAAAATCAAACCAGGGCCCTGGCCGGGCTCGAAACCGAAGGCAAATACCGCAGGGAAAATCACCAAACCGGCCAGTAGCGACACAAATAGGTTCATCCACATAATCATATGGCCGGAGCGGAACATATCCTGATCCTTACCCAAATACGAGGCATAGGTAATCATCGCGGACACGCCGATACTCAACGCAAAAAACGCCTGACCCAAAGCAGTCAGCATTGTGCCCGGTTTCAAATACGACCAATCTGGTTTCAACAAGAATGCCACGCCCTCCATTGCGCCGGGCAAGGTCAGCGAACGGATAGCCAGCGCGATAAAGAGGATAAACAAACCCGGCATCAATACGCGGTTTGCCTTTTCAATGCCGTCTGAAACGCCGCCTTTGACCACCCAAATGGTAATCAGCATGAACAAACCTTGGTAAAACAGCGAGCCAAACGGTGAAGAAATCGTATTTTCAAACAGGGCCTTAAAGTCTGCGCCAACGTGAATTTCGCCGGTAAAACTGTGTACCACATAGTTCAATACCCAGCCGCCGACCACGCTGTAAAACGACAGCAAGATAAAACAAGCGGCCACGCCCATGCGGCCAACCCACGGCCACTGCGAACCGGGGCGCAATACTTTGAAGGAGTCGATGGCGTTTTTACCGCCCGTGCGGCCGATGTAAAACTCGGCCAGTTGAACCGGTAAAGCCACCAAAATGGTGAAAATCAAAAACAAAAGAAAAAATACGGCGCCGCCGTTGGTACCGGCCGTATAAGGGAATTTCCAAATTGCACCCAAACCGATGGCCGAGCCTGCCGCAGCAAGCACAAAGCCGATTTTGGATGACCAAGATGAATGGTTGCTCATGATGTAATATTAAGAAACGTGAAGATGCCGAATTGTAACAGGGTGAAGTCAAGCCGTGAGTGGCTGCCAGACTGCTGATAAGCAATTCGCACGGATGGTGCGTACTTACCAGGCAAATTAGCATGAATTTTTTATAATTAAACTTTTAATAGCATAAATTTTATTTTTATATTTTAAATTTGACGGTTTATTTTAAAAATAAGCATATAAAAGGCCGTCTGAAACCTTGTTTTCCAAGTTTCAGACGGCCTTTATCCTTAAGCCGCTTTATTTTTTCATGGCATCAGTCAAAACTTTGACATTGTAGCGGTACATGCCGATGTAGCTGTTGGCCGGTGCGCCACCCAATGCATCAGAATACAAACGTCCGCTGACATTGACACCGGTTTCTTTGGCAATACGGTCAATCATGCGCGTGTCTTTGATGTTTTCAGTAAAGACGGCTTTAATGCCCTCGCGTTTGATTTGGCGGATAATGGAAGCCACTTGTTTGGCAGATGGCTCGGCTTCGCTGCTCACGCCTTGAGGGGCGATGAATTCAATATTGTAGCGTTTGCCCATGTAAGAGAACGCGTCGTGTCCGGTCAAAACTTTACGCTTGGCGGCAGGTACGGCATTAAAGGCAGCCTGCGCATCGCTGTGCAGTTTTTTCAGCTGCATTTGATAGTTGCCCAAACGTTGCTGATAGTAGGTTTTGCCTTCAGGGTCGGCTTGAATCAGCGCATTGGCAACGTTTTGAGCATAAGTGCCCATTAGGACGGGATCGGTCCAAACGTGTGGGTCAAACTCGCCGTGATCGTGATGATGGCCTTCATGATCGTGGTCATGATGATGGCCACCCTCTTCTGCTTTCAAAGCCTGAATGCCTTTGGTCGCTTCGGCGAAAGGAACTTTACTCTGTTTGACTGCACGCTGTACATCGGCGGCTTCCAAGCCCAAACCGTTAAGCAATACCAATTTGGCACTGCGGATTTTTTTGATGTCGCCACTGGTCATGTGGTAGGCATGGCTGTCTTGGTTTGCGCCCACCAAGCTTTGAACAACAATACGTTCACCGCCAATCTGTTTGGCCACGTCGCCCAAAATGCTGAAGCTGGTGACAACAGGCAGCGGAGCGGCATAAGCTGCACCGGTCAATAATGCGGCAACGATGCCGAGTTTCCAATGTTTCATATTCTCTCCAGTGATATAACGTAACATTAACATCATCATAAGACAGACCGCCTGATTATTCAAGCGGCCGTCTGAAAAATCATGCCGTGCGGTGTTTCTTGCGGCGCAGCCATTTTGCCAAAATGCCGCCTTCCCAACCGAACACGACGGAAATCAGATAAAGCGTGCCGCAGCATAAAATAATCGCCGGGCCGGACGGGATTTCGATATGGTAGGAAAACAACAGCCCTGCCAAGCCGCAAAGCAAAGCCAATGCGACAGACAAAATCATCAGCCAACCCATGCTTTTTGCCCACAGTCTGGCGGTAATCGCCGGCAACATCATCAAGCCGACTGACATCAGCGTACCCAATGCCTGAAAACCGGCAACCAGATTCATCACGACCAGCACCAAAAACAACACATGCCAAAAGCCGCCCTTGCCGCCGACAGCCTTGAGGAACAAAGGGTCTATGCTTTCCAACACCAGCGGACGGAACATGACCGCCATCAGCAAAATAGTGACGCTCGCAGAAACGGCAATCAGCTGCAAAGCCGGAATATCCACTGCCAATACCGAGCCAAACAACAAATGCAGCAAATCCACGCTGCTGCCGTTTTTGCTGACCAAAACCACACCGATGGCGAGGCTGCTCAAATAAAATGCGGCAAAGTTTGCGTCTTCTTTCAATGAAGTAAACCGGCTGACCAAACCTGCCAGCAAAGCCATCAGCAAACCGGCCGCAAAACCGCCGACGCTCATCGCAGGCAAACTCAAACCGGCAAACATATAGCCAATGGCCGCACCGGGTAAAACCGCATGGCTCAAGGCATCGCCCACCAAACTCATGCGGCGCATCACCAAAAATACACCGACAGGCGCCGCGCTCAATGCCAGGCAGAAAATCGACGCTAGGGCATAGCGCATAAAGTCAAATTCGGCGAACGGCGCGACGACCAAATCATATAAATCCATGTTTTATCGCTTTTTTATTAATCTCTGAAAGCCTTAGTCCGTCTGAAAAATACTAACTTTCAGACGGCCTTGTCCATTAAACCGCGCACCAATCGGCCGCTTCCTGTTTCTGCATCATTCGATTGGCCTGCGCCAAAAATTCATCGGTCAACACATTTTCCGTCGCACCGGCAGTCACTTTTTCACGCGCCAAAAGCAGCGTGTTGGCAAAATATGCCCTCACCTGCTCGTAATCATGCAACACGGCAATCACTGCCTGACCGTCCTGATGGCACTGGCGCAAAACTTCCAACAGCGCATAAGTCGTCCGCGCGTCCACCGCATTAAACGGCTCATCCAGCAACAAAAATTTGGCATCCTGCACCAGCATCCGTGCAAACAATACGCGTTGGAACTGACCATTGGACAAGTGCGCGATTTGGCGCGTGGCAAAATCCTGCATTTCTACGCGTTCCAAAGCCGCCATCACACGCTTTTTCTGCGCCGCGTTCACACGCCCGAAAAAGCCGATTTCATACCACAGCCCCATCGCCGCCAGTTCAAACACTGTCATCGGCTGGCTGCGATCAATATCCGACTGCTGCGGCAGATAGGCAATGTCCTTGCGCGCCATATTTTCATAGCGCACGCTACCCGTGTCCGTCTTCTGCAAGCCCATAATGGCTTTGAGCAAAGTCGATTTACCCGCGCCGTTCGGCCCGAAAATCGTCCACATTTTGCCATCTTCAAACACCATATCGACATGGTGCACCACCGGCCTGCGCTGATAGCTGACCGTCAGATTTTCCACCACGATACTCATGGCGACACCGCCCAAAAATATACAGCCCACAACGCCGCCAATGCGGCAAGCGCAATCAGCAGCCTTTGCAGCAATCCGGTCAACAATACAGAATTCATAAGCCTAAAACCGCCCTTGCCCGAATACGGACAACAGGCCGTCTGAAAGAAAATTAAAACATTAAAATGATACTGTATAACGTTAACCCTGTAAATTTCTTTCGTTTTCAGACGGCATCGGGCAAAAGGCCGAATATCGGTTACAATCCATTTTTTATTTGATGATTGCCCTATGTCTATTCCACTCTTAAACGAAAAACTCAATACCGAAACTGCCCGCATTTCATGGGAAGAGCTGCAACCCCACTTCGCACGCGGTGCCGCCGTCTATGTTGCGCCCGATTTGGATTTGATTGCCGTCGCCCGTCATGTTGCCGAAGATGAAGCCGCGCCATTGAAACAATGGATGGAACAAGGCAAATTCGGTGCCGTCAGCGATGATATGGCGCGCACATTTTTAGCGGATAAGCAAGAAATGTGGGCGGTCGTTGTAGCGCCGTGGGTATTGGTACAGCCTTGCAAAGACTGATAAGGTCGTCTGAAAAATGAAAAACCGGAACATTTCGCATGTTCCGGTTTTTCATTTTTCAGACGACCTATTGCAAAGTAAAGCCTGCTTTGAATTCAAGCTTCGGCACCCCGATAACGAAACGTTTGCCGATGCTGTCTTCAAACTCATACGCGCCTTCGATACTGCCCCAAGGCGTGCTGATTTGCGAACCGCTGTTGTACTCATAGGCTTCGCCCGGGTACAAAACAGGTTGCTCTTCAATCAAGCCGGCATGACCAACCTGCTCTGTCTCACCGTGTCCGTCGGTGATTTCCCAAAAACGCTGACGCAAAGTAATGATTTCATCACTGCGGTTGCAGATGGTGATCAGATAATTGAAGGCGTAACGGTCGCGATAGACGTCACTCTGACCGGCCATATAACGCGGCTCCACGTTAATCTCGATTTCATTCATAATTGTTTACCCCGTATGGTATTTATTTTATTTCAATCCGGATAATTCCGGCGTATCCGCCCTATTTTTGCAAAGGGTCGAAACACTTAAAACGCATCACGCGATCCAATAAAACAGGCCCAAGACCATCAAGGTCATCGCAGCCGCAATCAAATCATCAAGCATAATGCCTAAACCTCCATGAATCCGCCGATCAAACCATTTGATCGGCCATGGTTTCAACGCATCAAACAAGCGGAAAATAACAAAAGCCGCCAGCCACCAGCTCCATTTGAACGGAATCAGCGACAGCACCAGCAGCATCGCGACAATTTCATCCCAGACGATACCGCCGTAATCCTGAATACCCAGTTCCCTCTCGGTATAACCGCAAATGCGGATACCCCAGAAAAACAAGGCGATACACAATAAAAGCAATATCCAGCCGTCTATGCCCAACAGGCACAATACAAAAGCCAGAGGTAATGCTGCCAGCGTTCCGGCCGTACCCGGCGCAATCGGCGACAAGCCGCTGCCGAAACCGAATCCCAAAAAACACAATGGTTTGTGCAACAGCCAAGAAAAAGTAGGTTTACGTTCAGCCAAAATGATCAAATCCTAAAGAAGTCAGTTCCAATACGCCGCCTTCGGCATCCACAATATTCAGACGGCCTGAGTCAGTAATTTTACCAATTCGGGCGACCGGTACGCCACTTTGTTCCGCTGCCTGACAAACGCGTTCCCTATCTTCTGGAGCGGCAGTAAAAATCAGTTCGTAATCATCGCCGCCGGCCAATACTGCCGACAACCATTGTTCGCGCGACAACACATTTTTCAATTCAGGCAACGACGGCACACAATCGGCAAATATTTCCGCCCCGACAGCAGAGGCTTTCAAAATATGCCCCACATCTTGAGCCAGGCCGTCTGAAATATCTTGCGCGGCATGGGCAAACGGCAACAATGCCTGACCCAATGAAACGCGCGGCTCTGGACGGAGTAATTTATCATCGCAAACCGCCATGATTTCAGACGGCAATTGATAATGTCCCAGATGTTTGTTCAAAGCAGCGGCAGCCAAACCCAACCGACCCGATACCCAAATATCGTCGCCGACTTCGGCCGCATCACGCCGCAGGGCACGCCCTATCGGAACTTCACCTACTATCGTTACATTAAAGACCAAATCGCCTTTAGTGGTATCGCCACCAATCAACACCGTATCAAAACGCGTGGCCAAAGCAAAAAAGCTATCGCAAAAGCGTTTGAGCCAGTCTTGATTCAATTCAGGTAGCGCAGCACTGAGCAACACCCAACGCGGCTTGGCACCCATAGCGGCCATATCGGATAAATTTACTGCAAGCATTTTCCATGCCAAATCTTCAGGCGAAACATCTTCAAAAAAATGTCTGCCTTTGACCAACATATCAGCGCTAAAACATAAATCAAATCCGTTACTTGGGCGAATAATAGCGGCATCGTCCCCTATGCCCAAAATCAGACCTTCCGATTTTTGTCGCTGCAAATATTGTCTGATAAAGTCAAATTCCGTCATATTTATCCAATACAACTATAACTTAGATTACTATATCTAATTTTGTGCCAGCCTGATGAGTGCCTATTAACACGTCAAACATCAAACTTTCATATTATTAGATATAAAACTCAATAAGTTAAAGGCCGTCTGAAGATACAGATTTCAGACGGCCTCATGTTTTCAAACCACTCTGAGCAGGTATATTTACAGATAGACGATTTCGCCTGTCCGCCCCCTGCTCTCTCGGCTTGCCCACCAAATAAATTGCGGCAGGACATCTTCGTAGTTTTTACGTTCGCTTTTCGATTCGCCCGGATGAGATTTGATACGTTGCGGCGAATTGATGGCGCCCGGCACCAAAACATTGGCACGCAGGTTGTCAAAACGTTCCCACTCATCCGCGGCCACTTTACACAAATAATTGAGCGCGGCTTTGGAGGCACCGAAACCGCCCCAATAGGCCTGCGGTTTCTCACCGTGGCTTTCGCCGACAAAAATCACAGAAGCGTCTCCGGATTGCTTCAACAATGGGAACAGCGCACGGGTCAAGCCCATAGGCGCAACGGTATTGATGCGGTATTGGTTGACCCATTCCGATACGGTTTGGAAGTCCAATGGCGACAAGGCATAGAAATAGCTGGCGCAATGCACCACGCCATCCAATTTTCCGCCGGTTGCTTCATCAATAGTTTCCGCGAATTGCTTAAACTCTTTCTCCTCCGCGCTCATTAAATCAAAGCAGATGGCAAACGGCTCAGGGCTGCCCGCAGCCACAATGGCATCATATACTTTTTCCAAACGCTTTTGATGACGCGCCACCAAAATGACAGTCGCTCCCGCAGTCGCATAAGCTTTGGCAACCTGCTCACCCAAGCCTTGGGATGCGCCGGTAATCAAGATCGTTTTGTTCGCTAATGTCGTCATGACTTTTCCTTGAACTTTATGGTTTCGGATATTGTATCGGCTTGGTAAGTTTTGTAAAGTCAAAAAGGCCGTCTGAACATTCAGACGGCCTCCGTTTATTCAACCTGTAAATCCAGCATAAGCTTTTCAGCCGCTGCAAAGCCAGACTGAACCGCAGCCTCCAATGTTGCCGGATAGCGCGGATGGAGATAGTCGCCGGCCGGATAAATACGGCGATGGTGCAACCATGAGAAATCTGGTTGTACAAAATCAACCGTTGCCGCCGTAGTCGCGCGTTTTTCCGTAATAATGCGTACGGCTTCAGGCTTGCCCAAATCCGGACAAACCCGCTTAATATCCGCATGAATTTTCTCGGCCAAATCTTTATCCTTCCAAGCCTCGGTGCAATCGGAAACGCTGATGACAACTGCGACTTCATTGTCTGGTAAACCCAACGCCCCCCGATGTAACACCCATTGCGCTGTACCATCGGCAAATCCGGTTAAAGGTGCAGGCAGTTTGACTGCTTGGGCATAACGCAAATAAACCGTGGTAATCGCATGATAGTGCAACGATTGATAGGCCGTCTGAATATAGTCAGGCGTATCTTCAGGCAAAAGCGCGTCAACATGATATGGCGCAACAGCCAAAACAACCGCATCAAATACTTCGCCATTGATTTCAATTCGGCCATCGATATGATGGTTTAAATGGGAAACACGAGTTTCAAGATGTATCTTTGCACCATGCTTGTGTAGAAAATCCAAAGCCGGTTCGGCTACGATCCGCCCTAAATCCTGCTTAGGCAAAAGATAATCGCTGTTCGCCTTTTCAGACCACACGCCATCATTCAATACATTGCATAAAATGCGTAACGATGCCTGTTCTAACGGCGTATTTAAAGCACCCCAAACCAAAGGTTGCCAAAATTGGCCAAGCAGACTGCGGGGAACATTTCGTGTTCTCAACCACTTTGCAACCGTCAAATCGGTTTTATGATGAGTTGCCCAACGTTGCAATGCCGACATATCCGACAGCAATTTGATTTTCAATGAAAAAGAAAGATTTTTCGCACGTAGGATGCCGACAAGCAAATGCCAAGGCGCAGGCAGAGAGGCCGTCTGAAACTGTAATCCTTCATGGATGTACCATTGCAAAGGCTGGCGTAAAAAGGCTGACTCGGGTTTAACACCAATATGTTGCATCAAAGTTTGAACACCATGATACGCACCCAATAAGATATGCTGCCCATTATCCAAAAAGCTGAATCCATCATCTTTCCCGGACAAGGCACGCGCCCTACCGCCAGCCTGTCTCCCGGCCTCAAACAAAGAAATATCAGCTCGATGAATCAGAGAGACCGCCGCAGACAAACCTGCCCAACCGGCACCAATCACAGCAATTTTTGGACGCTTAGTATTCATGGTTTAAATCCAAACAGCCAAGTTTTCAAAGCAATACGTTTTTTACGGGGAGAAGGAATCGCAATTTTATAAGTCAAAACATTTTGCGCACCATCACGGTCAATTTCATTCAACAACGCATAATAAATAGCCGCCATAATCAGGCCGACTTTTTGCGATTTCTTATCCTCAGCCGGCAAAAGCAACTTCGCTTCACGATAAGTTTCACGCGCCCTATTCACTTGAAATTGCATCAATTTTGCAAAATTGTCTGTCGGTTTGCACTGCATAATCACGTTGGCAGGCACGTCAAACTTCTGCATTTCCTCTATCGGCAGATAAATTCTTCCCTGTCGCGCATCTTCGCCCACATCGCGAATAATGTTCGTCAACTGCAAAGCCAAGCCCATTTTGTCCGCATATTCTAAAGTTTTCGGATTGGAAAAACCTAAAATCCGCGCAATAAGACGCCCTACTACCCCTGCAACACGGTGGCAATATAGCTTTAATTCATCGAAACTACCATAACGGGCCTGCTCCAAATCCATCTGCATGCCATCAATCAAAGCTTCAAATTCATTCTTCGGCAAATCAAAATTTGCCCGAATATCTTTTAAAGCTTGATGAACGGGATGCTCAGGCATCTCATTATTAAAGACTTTCTCCAAATCACTGCGCCACCAATTCAAAGTTATCTGAGCTACATTTGGATCGGTACAGCCATCAACCACATCATCTAGTTCGCGACAAAAAGCATATAAAACAGTAATTGCATTCCGTTTTTCTACTGATAAAAAACGAAAGCCGGATAAAAAACTGGAATGGCTTTCTGCAGCCTTTTGATGACAATAATCCAAAGCAAGCACTGTGTATCCTAAAAATATCGTTATAAATAATTAGTAGGGATTTTATCTGTATTTAAAAAAGTACGCCAATATCAAAAACTCATCTTACAACAAGGCCGTCTGAAAGCTATTCTTAAGTATCTTTCAGACGGCCTAATATCCACCATTGCCAATATCGAAACCAACAGCAGCACCACCAACAGCTGTACCAATGAGTAGCCCCTCTGCACAGTTGCCCCATTCCGTTTTCCGTCAAATGCTTTTAAGTACATATCTTTCTTCCCTTTATCTTTTATATCTCTATCCAACAAGAGGCGCCCTATCCGTTTATCCCTTCCCCCAATGTAAAGTCTCCACTGGTTCAAGTTTTATTCCCACCCCCAAACAAAGCCGCCCTGTGGCCCAACCGACAAACGGTTCGGCCGCAGGGCGGCATATAGGCAGAGTCCGGCTTATTTTTTCACGGCAGGCTGTGCAGCCTTAGGCGCGGCAGAAGAAACCGTCGCCTCCGCCTTTAACTTGTTCAGCACCGCATCACCGATGCCCTTCACGTTTTTCAGCTCCTCCACCGATTTGAACGCACCGTTCTTCTGACGGTATTCCACAATCGATTTCGCCTTAGCCGGACCGATACCCGGCAATGCCTCCAGTTCGGCAGAAGATGCGGTATTGATGTTCACGGCGGCCAAAGAGAATGCTGCACAGACGGCGGCAAATGCACCAAATAAAAATTTCTTCATCAGATTTTTTCCCATAACATATTTGATTGAATCAGTCAGGAAGTCTACCGAATGGTTTTATTCCACTCTGTAAACACTGTCACATACGCAGATAGGGCAACAGCCCATACCCGCATAAATGCTTACGCCATATTAACGCAAATATCGTTTGATTTCAAATATTCTAAACAGTTAACCGTAACTTTCGGTACTTTTGTACAAGAATAACAACAGGGTAAATATTTCCGATTCCAATACCAAGATGCACGAATACTCCATAAACACCGGCACATCACTATCCCAATGTTTGATCCCAACACCTGTTATCCCAATTCTGCCGCTAAACCAACAGAAACAACAGGCATGTAAAAAGCCCCCGACATCAGTCGAGGGCTTCGGAATGGGTGTTTGGCGGTGACCTACTTTCACATGGAAGAACCACACTATCATCGGCGCTGAGTCGTTTCACGGTCCTGTTCGGGATGGGAAGGCGTGGGACCAACTCGCTATGGCCGCCAAACTTAAACTGTTACAAATCGGTAAAGCCTTAATCAATTATTTGGTGATGACTGAATCAGTCAGTAAGCTTTTATCTTTTGAAGTTCTTCAAATGATAGAGTCAAGCCTCACGAGCAATTAGTATGGGTTAGCTTCACGCGTTACCGCGCTTCCACACCCCACCTATCAACGTCCTGGTCTCGAACGACTCTTTAGTGTGGTTAAACCACAAGGGAAGTCTCATCTTCAGGCGAGTTTCGCGCTTAGATGCTTTCAGCGCTTATCTCTTCCGAACTTAGCTACCCGGCTATGCAACTGGCGTTACAACCGGTACACCAGAGGTTCGTCCACTCCGGTCCTCTCGTACTAGGAGCAGCCCCCGTCAAACTTCCAACGCCCACTGCAGATAGGGACCAAACTGTCTCACGACGTTTTAAACCCAGCTCACGTACCACTTTAAATGGCGAACAGCCATACCCTTGGGACCGACTACAGCCCCAGGATGTGATGAGCCGACATCGAGGTGCCAAACTCCGCCGTCGATATGAACTCTTGGGCGGAATCAGCCTGTTATCCCCGGAGTACCTTTTATCCGTTGAGCGATGGCCCTTCCATACAGAACCACCGGATCACTATGTCCTGCTTTCGCACCTGCTCGACTTGTCGGTCTCGCAGTTAAGCTACCTTTTGCCATTGCACTATCAGTCCGATTTCCGACCGGACCTAGGTAACCTTCGAACTCCTCCGTTACTCTTTGGGAGGAGACCGCCCCAGTCAAACTGCCTACCATGCACGGTCCCCGACCCGGATTACGGGTCTGGGTTAGAACCTCAAAGACACCAGGGTGGTATTTCAAGGACGGCTCCACAGAGACTGGCGTCTCTGCTTCAAAGCCTCCCACCTATCCTACACAAGTGACTTCAAAGTCCAATGCAAAGCTACAGTAAAGGTTCACGGGGTCTTTCCGTCTAGCAGCGGGTAGATTGCATCTTCACAACCACTTCAACTTCGCTGAGTCTCAGGAGGAGACAGTGTGGCCATCGTTACGCCATTCGTGCGGGTCGGAACTTACCCGACAAGGAATTTCGCTACCTTAGGACCGTTATAGTTACGGCCGCCGTTTACTGGGGCTTCGATCCGATGCTTGCACATCTTCAATTAACCTTCCAGCACCGGGCAGGCGTCACACCCTATACGTCCACTTTCGTGTTAGCAGAGTGCTGTGTTTTTAATAAACAGTCGCAGCCACCTATTCTCTGCGACCCTCCAGG includes these proteins:
- the hpnE gene encoding hydroxysqualene dehydroxylase HpnE, which encodes MNTKRPKIAVIGAGWAGLSAAVSLIHRADISLFEAGRQAGGRARALSGKDDGFSFLDNGQHILLGAYHGVQTLMQHIGVKPESAFLRQPLQWYIHEGLQFQTASLPAPWHLLVGILRAKNLSFSLKIKLLSDMSALQRWATHHKTDLTVAKWLRTRNVPRSLLGQFWQPLVWGALNTPLEQASLRILCNVLNDGVWSEKANSDYLLPKQDLGRIVAEPALDFLHKHGAKIHLETRVSHLNHHIDGRIEINGEVFDAVVLAVAPYHVDALLPEDTPDYIQTAYQSLHYHAITTVYLRYAQAVKLPAPLTGFADGTAQWVLHRGALGLPDNEVAVVISVSDCTEAWKDKDLAEKIHADIKRVCPDLGKPEAVRIITEKRATTAATVDFVQPDFSWLHHRRIYPAGDYLHPRYPATLEAAVQSGFAAAEKLMLDLQVE
- a CDS encoding metal ABC transporter permease, with translation MDLYDLVVAPFAEFDFMRYALASIFCLALSAAPVGVFLVMRRMSLVGDALSHAVLPGAAIGYMFAGLSLPAMSVGGFAAGLLMALLAGLVSRFTSLKEDANFAAFYLSSLAIGVVLVSKNGSSVDLLHLLFGSVLAVDIPALQLIAVSASVTILLMAVMFRPLVLESIDPLFLKAVGGKGGFWHVLFLVLVVMNLVAGFQALGTLMSVGLMMLPAITARLWAKSMGWLMILSVALALLCGLAGLLFSYHIEIPSGPAIILCCGTLYLISVVFGWEGGILAKWLRRKKHRTA
- a CDS encoding phosphatidylglycerophosphatase A family protein, giving the protein MAERKPTFSWLLHKPLCFLGFGFGSGLSPIAPGTAGTLAALPLAFVLCLLGIDGWILLLLCIALFFWGIRICGYTERELGIQDYGGIVWDEIVAMLLVLSLIPFKWSWWLAAFVIFRLFDALKPWPIKWFDRRIHGGLGIMLDDLIAAAMTLMVLGLFYWIA
- a CDS encoding metal ABC transporter solute-binding protein, Zn/Mn family, whose translation is MKHWKLGIVAALLTGAAYAAPLPVVTSFSILGDVAKQIGGERIVVQSLVGANQDSHAYHMTSGDIKKIRSAKLVLLNGLGLEAADVQRAVKQSKVPFAEATKGIQALKAEEGGHHHDHDHEGHHHDHGEFDPHVWTDPVLMGTYAQNVANALIQADPEGKTYYQQRLGNYQMQLKKLHSDAQAAFNAVPAAKRKVLTGHDAFSYMGKRYNIEFIAPQGVSSEAEPSAKQVASIIRQIKREGIKAVFTENIKDTRMIDRIAKETGVNVSGRLYSDALGGAPANSYIGMYRYNVKVLTDAMKK
- a CDS encoding sodium-dependent transporter — encoded protein: MSNHSSWSSKIGFVLAAAGSAIGLGAIWKFPYTAGTNGGAVFFLLFLIFTILVALPVQLAEFYIGRTGGKNAIDSFKVLRPGSQWPWVGRMGVAACFILLSFYSVVGGWVLNYVVHSFTGEIHVGADFKALFENTISSPFGSLFYQGLFMLITIWVVKGGVSDGIEKANRVLMPGLFILFIALAIRSLTLPGAMEGVAFLLKPDWSYLKPGTMLTALGQAFFALSIGVSAMITYASYLGKDQDMFRSGHMIMWMNLFVSLLAGLVIFPAVFAFGFEPGQGPGLIFVVLPAVFMKMPMGTYLFAVFMLLVVFATLTSAFSMLETVIAATIRQDEKKRSSHAWVTGIAIFIVGIPSALSFGVWGDFKIFGKTIFDLWDFIISAVIMPIGALSVAVFTSWVQDKQSVLRDAGMGSTIPKQLLYLWLGALRYLAPIAIIVVFINSLGLI
- a CDS encoding DUF2288 domain-containing protein, which produces MSIPLLNEKLNTETARISWEELQPHFARGAAVYVAPDLDLIAVARHVAEDEAAPLKQWMEQGKFGAVSDDMARTFLADKQEMWAVVVAPWVLVQPCKD
- the apaG gene encoding Co2+/Mg2+ efflux protein ApaG, which encodes MNEIEINVEPRYMAGQSDVYRDRYAFNYLITICNRSDEIITLRQRFWEITDGHGETEQVGHAGLIEEQPVLYPGEAYEYNSGSQISTPWGSIEGAYEFEDSIGKRFVIGVPKLEFKAGFTLQ
- the thiL gene encoding thiamine-phosphate kinase — translated: MTEFDFIRQYLQRQKSEGLILGIGDDAAIIRPSNGFDLCFSADMLVKGRHFFEDVSPEDLAWKMLAVNLSDMAAMGAKPRWVLLSAALPELNQDWLKRFCDSFFALATRFDTVLIGGDTTKGDLVFNVTIVGEVPIGRALRRDAAEVGDDIWVSGRLGLAAAALNKHLGHYQLPSEIMAVCDDKLLRPEPRVSLGQALLPFAHAAQDISDGLAQDVGHILKASAVGAEIFADCVPSLPELKNVLSREQWLSAVLAGGDDYELIFTAAPEDRERVCQAAEQSGVPVARIGKITDSGRLNIVDAEGGVLELTSLGFDHFG
- a CDS encoding SDR family oxidoreductase, which codes for MTTLANKTILITGASQGLGEQVAKAYATAGATVILVARHQKRLEKVYDAIVAAGSPEPFAICFDLMSAEEKEFKQFAETIDEATGGKLDGVVHCASYFYALSPLDFQTVSEWVNQYRINTVAPMGLTRALFPLLKQSGDASVIFVGESHGEKPQAYWGGFGASKAALNYLCKVAADEWERFDNLRANVLVPGAINSPQRIKSHPGESKSERKNYEDVLPQFIWWASRESRGRTGEIVYL
- a CDS encoding metal ABC transporter ATP-binding protein gives rise to the protein MSIVVENLTVSYQRRPVVHHVDMVFEDGKMWTIFGPNGAGKSTLLKAIMGLQKTDTGSVRYENMARKDIAYLPQQSDIDRSQPMTVFELAAMGLWYEIGFFGRVNAAQKKRVMAALERVEMQDFATRQIAHLSNGQFQRVLFARMLVQDAKFLLLDEPFNAVDARTTYALLEVLRQCHQDGQAVIAVLHDYEQVRAYFANTLLLAREKVTAGATENVLTDEFLAQANRMMQKQEAADWCAV